A window from Sus scrofa isolate TJ Tabasco breed Duroc chromosome 2, Sscrofa11.1, whole genome shotgun sequence encodes these proteins:
- the LOC100513978 gene encoding LOW QUALITY PROTEIN: olfactory receptor 9G1-like (The sequence of the model RefSeq protein was modified relative to this genomic sequence to represent the inferred CDS: inserted 1 base in 1 codon), whose protein sequence is MERSNYTVTEFILVGFTTDPVVQLVQFVVFLGVCSVTMVGNITLMVLICYDSRLHTPMYFFIGNLSFLDLWYSSVYTPKILVTCISEDKXISFAGCVAQFFFSAGLAYSECYLLAAMAYDRYMAISKPLLYAQAMSIKLCAFFVAASYLGGFINSSIITKKSFTMNFCNDNVIDDFFCDLLPLVKLACGRKEGYQALMYFLLASNVIAPAVLILASYLFIITTILRIRSTQGRLKAFSTCSSHLISVTLYYGSILYIYSRPQPGYSLDRDKIVSTFYTVVFPMLNPMIYSLRNKDVKEALNKLLK, encoded by the exons ATGGAGAGAAGCAATTACACAGTGACTGAATTCATCCTGGTCGGCTTCACGACAGACCCTGTGGTGCAGCTGGTCCAGTTTGTGGTCTTCCTTGGTGTCTGCTCTGTGACCATGGTAGGAAATATCACCCTCATGGTGTTGATCTGTTATGACTCCAGGCTGCACACacccatgtattttttcattgggaatctgtcttttctggatctctgGTATTCTTCTGTCTACACCCCAAAGATCCTAGTGACCTGTATCTCTGAAGACA ACATCTCCTTTGCTGGCTGTGTAGCCCAGTTCTTCTTCTCTGCCGGACTGGCCTACAGTGAGTGCTACCTGTTGGCTgccatggcttatgaccgctacATGGCCATCTCAAAGCCACTGCTTTATGCTCAGGCCATGTCCATAAAGCTCTGCGCATTCTTCGTTGCAGCCTCATATCTTGGTGGCTTTATTAACTCCTCCATCATCACCAAAAAATCTTTTACCATGAATTTCTGTAATGACAATGTCATCGATGACTTCTTCTGTGATTTGCTTCCCCTGGTGAAGTTGGCTTGTGGCAGGAAGGAAGGTTACCAGGCTTTGATGTACTTCCTCCTGGCCTCCAATGTCATCGCCCCTGCCGTGCTCATCCTGGCCTCCTACCtcttcatcatcaccaccatcctgaGGATCCGCTCCACCCAGGGCCGCctcaaagccttctccacctgctcctcccacctcaTCTCTGTCACCTTGTACTATGGCTCCATCCTCTACATCTACTCTCGTCCACAACCGGGCTATTCTTTGGATAGGGACAAAATAGTTTCTACATTTTACACCGTGGTGTTCCCCATGTTGAATCCCAtgatctacagcctgaggaataaGGATGTGAAAGAGGCTCTGAATAAACTCCTCAAATAA
- the LOC110259554 gene encoding olfactory receptor 1013-like produces MERSNHTVTEFILVGFTTDPVVQLVLFVAFVGVYSVTLIGNTTLMVLICNDSRLHTPMYFFTGNLSFLDLWYSSVYTPKILVTCISEDKSISFAGCVAQFFFSAGLGYSECYLLAAMAYDRYVAVSNPLLYAQAMSRTLCCSLVTYSYTGGFVNAIILTSNTFTLNFCGDNVIDDFFCDVPPLVKLACDVKDTYQDVLYFLLGSNVVAPAVLILASYLFIITTILRIRSTQGRLKAFSTCSSHLISVTLYYGSVLYIYSRPSSSYSLERDKVVSTFYTVLFPMLNPMIYSLRNKDVKGALKKLFRIMQTEG; encoded by the coding sequence ATGGAAAGAAGCAATCACACTGTCACTGAGTTCATCCTGGTGGGCTTCACAACAGACCCTGTGGTGCAGCTGGTCCTGTTTGTGGCCTTCGTTGGTGTCTATTCTGTGACCCTGATAGGAAATACCACCCTCATGGTGTTGATCTGTAATGACTCTAGGTTACACACACCCATGTATTTTTTCACTGGGAAtctgtcttttctggatctctgGTATTCCTCAGTCTACACCCCCAAGATCTTAGTGACCTGCATCTCTGAAGACAAAAGCATCTCCTTTGCTGGCTGTGTAGCCCAGTTCTTCTTCTCTGCTGGGCTTGGGTACAGTGAGTGTTACCTGTTGGCTgccatggcttatgaccgctatgtggctgTTTCCAACCCCCTGCTTTATGCTCAGGCCATGTCAAGGACACTGTGCTGCTCTCTGGTTACATATTCCTATACTGGAGGTTTTGTCAATGCAATAATACTCACCAGCAACACATTCACCCTGAATTTTTGTGGTGACAATGTGATCGACGACTTTTTCTGTGATGTCCCACCCCTGGTCAAGTTGGCATGTGATGTGAAAGACACCTACCAGGACGTGCTCTACTTCCTCCTGGGCTCCAATGTCGTCGCCCCTGCCGTGCTCATCCTGGCCTCCTACCtcttcatcatcaccaccatcctgaGGATCCGCTCCACCCAGGGCCGCctcaaagccttctccacctgctcctcccacctcaTCTCTGTCACCTTGTACTATGGCTCCGTCCTCTACATCTACTCCCGCCCGAGTTCCAGCTATTCTCTTGAGCGGGACAAGGTGGTGTCTACATTTTACACTGTGCTCTTCCCTATGTTGAACCCCATGATCTACAGTCTGAGGAATAAAGACGTGAAAGGAGCCCTGAAAAAACTCTTCAGGATTATGCAAACTGAAGGGTAA
- the LOC110259555 gene encoding LOW QUALITY PROTEIN: olfactory receptor 140-like (The sequence of the model RefSeq protein was modified relative to this genomic sequence to represent the inferred CDS: inserted 1 base in 1 codon) — protein MDLPLPPNNVTEFXSLGLTQNPHLRKILYVVFLFIYLVTLLSNLFIVIIISLSPTLSTPMYFFLTHLSFIDASFSSITTPKITIDLLHQRTTISWGGCLTQLFLEHFLGGSEIIVLIVMSCDRYVAICKPLHYTTIMRHGFCQLLVVVAWVGGLLHAIVQIHLVLDLPFCGPNVIDHVMCDFFSLLELACTDSYWRGIVVSANSGGMCLVFFFMLIISYIVILNSLKSHGSEGRRKALSTCGSHFIVVVLFFVPCIFSYVRPVATYPVDKLVSLFYGSFTPILNPIIYTVRNTEVKNAVKILLKRRVTWVVHDA, from the exons ATGGATCTCCCCTTGCCTCCCAACAATGTGACTGAAT GTTCTTTAGGACTCACACAGAATCCACACTTGAGGAAAATACTCTACGTGGTCTTTTTGTTCATTTACCTAGTTACCCTCCTGTCAAATCTGTTCATTGTCATTATCATTTCCCTCAGCCCCACGCTTTcaactcccatgtacttctttctcactCACTTGTCCTTCATAGACGCCTCCTTCTCCTCTATCACCACCCCCAAAATTACCATTGACCTGCTGCATCAGAGGACAACCATCTCCTGGGGTGGCTGCCTGACTCAGCTGTTTTTAGAACACTTCCTAGGAGGATCAGAAATCATCGTTCTCATTGTCATGTCTtgtgaccgctatgtggccatctgcaagcctctgCACTACACGACCATCATGAGACATGGGTTCTGCCAGCTCCTGGTGGTGGTGGCCTGGGTTGGAGGGCTGCTCCATGCCATTGTGCAGATTCACCTAGTCCTTGACTTGCCCTTCTGTGGTCCCAATGTCATTGACCACGTCATGTGTGATTTTTTCTCACTGTTGGAACTTGCCTGCACTGACAGCTACTGGCGTGGAATAGTGGTATCAGCTAACAGTGGGGGCATgtgcttggtcttttttttcatgCTAATCATCTCCTACATAGTCATTCTGAACTCTCTGAAATCCCATGGCTCTGAAGGAAGACGCAAAGCCCTCTCTACCTGTGGCTCCCACTTTATAGTAGTGGTGCTCTTTTTCGTCCCTTGTATATTCAGCTACGTACGTCCTGTGGCTACATATCCTGTGGACAAGTTGGTGAGTTTGTTCTATGGAAGCTTCACTCCCATATTAAATCCCATCATTTATACAGTGAGAAACACGGAGGTGAAAAATGCCGTGAAGATTCTGTTGAAGAGGAGAGTAACTTGGGTTGTGCATGATGCCTAG
- the LOC110259718 gene encoding olfactory receptor 1013-like, with translation MERSNHTVTDFILVGFTTDPVVQLVLFVVFLGVYSGTVLGNTTLMVLICYDSRLHTPMYFFIGNLSFLDLWYSSVYTPKILVTCISEDKSISFAGCVAQFFFSAGLAYSECYLLAAMAYDRYMAISKPLLYSQAMPIKLCAFLVAASYLGGFINAFIVTKGTFALNFCSNNIIDDFFCDIPPLVKLACGRKDSYQTVLYFVLASNVITPTALIIASYLFIITTILRIRSTQGRLKAFSTCSSHLISVTLYYGSILYIYSRPQSSYSLDRDKIVSTFYTVVFPMLNPMIYSLRNKDVKEALNKLLK, from the coding sequence ATGGAGAGAAGCAATCACACAGTGACAGATTTCATCCTGGTGGGCTTCACAACAGACCCTGTGGTACAGCTGGTCCTGTTTGTGGTCTTCCTTGGTGTCTATTCTGGGACTGTGTTAGGAAATACCACCCTCATGGTGTTGATCTGTTATGACTCCAGGCTGCACACacccatgtattttttcattgggaatctgtcttttctggatctctgGTATTCTTCTGTCTACACCCCAAAGATCCTAGTGACCTGTATCTCTGAAGACAAAAGCATCTCCTTTGCTGGCTGTGTAGCCCAGTTCTTCTTCTCTGCCGGACTGGCCTACAGTGAGTGCTACCTGTTGGCTgccatggcttatgaccgctacATGGCCATCTCAAAGCCACTGCTTTATTCTCAGGCCATGCCCATAAAACTATGTGCATTCTTGGTAGCAGCCTCATACCTTGGTGGCTTTATTAATGCTTTCATTGTTACCAAAGGGACTTTTGCCTTGAACTTCTGTAGCAACAACATTATTGATGACTTTTTCTGTGATATCCCACCCCTGGTGAAGTTGGCTTGTGGAAGAAAGGACAGCTACCAGACTGTGCTCTACTTTGTCCTGGCCTCCAACGTCATCACTCCCACTGCACTTATAATTGCCTCCTACCtcttcatcatcaccaccatcctgaGGATCCGCTCCACCCAGGGCCGCctcaaagccttctccacctgctcctcccacctcaTCTCTGTCACCTTGTACTATGGCTCCATCCTCTACATCTACTCTCGTCCACAATCAAGCTATTCTTTGGATAGGGACAAAATAGTTTCTACATTTTACACCGTGGTGTTCCCCATGTTGAATCCCAtgatctacagcctgaggaataaGGATGTGAAAGAGGCTCTGAATAAACTCCTCAAATAA